Proteins from a genomic interval of Amycolatopsis sp. cg13:
- a CDS encoding TetR/AcrR family transcriptional regulator yields the protein MPIEPDPRALPPGLTPAWLGAPRPRRGPKPSHTVEAVVAAAVELADTEGLTAASLPNIASALGLTTNALYRYVSSKDELLILLAEAGFGPPPAAPVGLDWRSSVRTWADAATKRYAARPWLLDVREGLTPHRLRWTEQLLAIFVATGLSTVDALSCSELVSAVVRATADRRRAVADPDSPESTEYAAEVRAFLQPRLTEGDYPHLAELAESREFPAAAPEDFALERVLDGIAALLP from the coding sequence ATGCCGATCGAGCCCGATCCCCGAGCCCTGCCGCCGGGCCTGACCCCAGCCTGGCTGGGCGCCCCCCGTCCCCGCCGAGGACCGAAGCCGTCGCACACCGTAGAGGCGGTCGTAGCGGCAGCCGTCGAACTGGCCGACACCGAAGGCCTGACCGCCGCGTCACTGCCGAACATCGCGTCCGCGCTGGGCCTGACGACCAACGCGCTGTACCGCTACGTGAGTTCCAAGGACGAGCTGCTGATCCTCCTGGCCGAGGCAGGCTTCGGCCCGCCTCCCGCTGCTCCGGTTGGCCTGGACTGGCGCTCCTCCGTCCGCACCTGGGCGGACGCCGCGACCAAGCGATACGCAGCGCGCCCATGGCTGCTGGACGTCCGCGAGGGCTTGACCCCGCACCGCCTCCGCTGGACTGAGCAATTGCTGGCGATCTTTGTTGCGACCGGTTTGTCCACAGTGGACGCTCTGTCTTGCTCGGAACTGGTCTCGGCGGTAGTCCGAGCCACGGCTGACCGCCGACGCGCTGTGGCCGACCCGGACTCGCCGGAATCCACCGAGTACGCCGCCGAAGTGCGAGCTTTCCTGCAACCACGCTTGACCGAAGGCGACTACCCGCATCTGGCCGAGCTGGCGGAGTCCCGCGAATTCCCTGCCGCCGCCCCCGAGGACTTCGCCCTGGAACGAGTCCTGGACGGAATCGCCGCCCTGCTCCCTTAA
- a CDS encoding ABC transporter ATP-binding protein, with translation MNDVPTTTSVATPVQLDAVHKTYGRGESAVEALAGVSVAFPAGTFTAVMGPSGSGKSTLLHCAAGLDTPTSGTVTLVGTDLKGKNETQLTELRREHVAFIFQSFNLMPALNVEQNVTLPTLLAGRAPDKAWVDQVIARVGLSQRVKHRPGELSGGQQQRVAIARALAARPAVVFADEPTGALDTTTALEVLGLMRELVSAGQTIVMVTHDPVAASHADNVLFLVDGRIVTQMATPSVDAVASTLAHLGEQARRQR, from the coding sequence GTGAACGACGTGCCCACCACCACTTCCGTGGCAACACCCGTCCAGCTGGACGCGGTGCACAAGACCTACGGCCGCGGCGAGAGCGCCGTCGAAGCGCTCGCCGGCGTTTCCGTTGCCTTCCCGGCAGGCACCTTCACCGCGGTGATGGGCCCGTCCGGGTCCGGCAAGAGCACGCTGCTGCACTGCGCGGCGGGGCTGGACACGCCGACCTCGGGCACGGTCACCCTCGTGGGGACCGACCTCAAGGGCAAGAACGAAACCCAGCTCACCGAGCTGCGCCGCGAGCACGTCGCGTTCATTTTCCAGTCGTTCAACCTCATGCCGGCGCTGAACGTGGAACAGAACGTCACGTTGCCGACGCTCCTGGCCGGCCGCGCGCCGGACAAGGCGTGGGTGGACCAGGTGATCGCGCGCGTCGGGCTGTCCCAGCGCGTGAAGCACCGGCCCGGCGAACTGTCCGGCGGGCAACAGCAGCGCGTCGCGATTGCCCGTGCGCTCGCCGCCCGCCCGGCAGTGGTGTTCGCCGACGAGCCCACCGGCGCGCTCGACACCACCACCGCGCTCGAGGTGCTCGGCCTGATGCGCGAGCTGGTCAGCGCGGGCCAGACCATCGTGATGGTCACCCACGACCCGGTCGCGGCGTCCCACGCGGACAACGTGCTGTTCCTGGTCGACGGCCGGATCGTCACCCAGATGGCCACGCCCAGCGTCGACGCGGTCGCGAGCACCCTGGCGCACCTCGGCGAGCAAGCGAGGAGGCAGCGGTGA
- a CDS encoding ABC transporter permease: MSSRRVVLALALSSLRYRAAASLASFVAILIGCGLLIACAGLFETAIVLKAAPERLSAAPLVVGGSAGFKLPDEESQVVPYAERAVLPEDQVAKISAVQGVGQAVPDVSFATVLLHDGAPAESGASVLSGHGWDSASLGGYKLTEGSAPNTPGQVVIDATTAAAAGLHAGSAVDLAVNGQRQSFQISGIAQPSQTVRAPAFFFSVTDAQRFNPHPGTVGLVGVFPAADVDAADLAGKISAQVPSLTVLTGDDRGSAEFLGVSGSQLPLILLAAVFGGMVLVVMALVVSATISLTVRQRQQELALLRATGATPKQVHRMVVMETMAVGVIAAVCGAFLGSLLGNWIFSTSGSLGIVPDELAFTQDIIAFAGGIIVTLAITFGAAWFAALAAARARPIQALAEAAIPGVKVNAMRRMGALICGAATVLLAATTIFMPADTAAAIGGPAVLTGAIGVALLGPEIIAWVVDRFGPFVRRVAGRDATLAVINTRARAVAFAAVLTPITLASAVALGNVYSETTAQKAQIAAYAGQLKADAVVSSTAGGFSPDELAQIRSTPGVATSSPLVTSSGWVEDPYDGNGSDPLRLLGVAAQDQGGTVLATEVTEGSLTQLRGNSVALPASVAEKLEVKVGSNIKMRLGDGAQVPVTVVALLDSPSSYASMILPADLLAAHTTSGLASQVLVRGGDASAVVSALSDRAKDWPGVTVGDDSALAASFQASADVEALINYLLAVLAIAYAAIAAVNTLAVAVLARRREFGAQRLAGADRGQVRRMLFVEGGIVAVTGLVLGIVISLFTVIPMALTTGEIIPSGPIWVFLGVVLAIFLIVWPATALSARLAMRRNAIEAVKMPGQ; the protein is encoded by the coding sequence GTGAGTTCGCGGCGAGTGGTGCTCGCGCTCGCGCTGTCGAGCCTCCGGTACCGCGCGGCGGCGTCGCTCGCGTCGTTCGTCGCCATCCTCATCGGCTGCGGTCTGCTGATCGCGTGCGCCGGGCTGTTCGAGACGGCGATCGTGCTGAAGGCCGCGCCGGAACGGCTGTCCGCGGCGCCGCTCGTGGTCGGCGGGTCCGCCGGGTTCAAGCTGCCCGACGAGGAATCCCAGGTCGTCCCGTACGCCGAGCGTGCGGTGCTGCCGGAGGACCAGGTCGCGAAGATCTCCGCGGTGCAGGGCGTCGGGCAGGCGGTGCCGGACGTGTCGTTCGCGACCGTGCTGCTGCACGACGGCGCGCCCGCCGAGTCGGGTGCGTCTGTCCTTTCCGGACACGGCTGGGATTCGGCTTCGCTGGGCGGATACAAGCTCACCGAGGGCTCGGCGCCGAATACGCCGGGGCAAGTGGTCATTGACGCGACTACCGCGGCCGCGGCTGGGCTGCACGCGGGTTCGGCCGTTGACTTGGCGGTGAACGGGCAGCGGCAGTCGTTCCAGATCTCCGGGATCGCACAGCCTTCGCAGACCGTGCGCGCGCCCGCGTTCTTCTTCTCGGTCACGGACGCCCAGCGGTTCAACCCGCATCCCGGCACGGTCGGGCTCGTCGGCGTTTTCCCGGCTGCCGACGTCGACGCGGCGGACCTGGCGGGCAAGATCTCCGCACAGGTTCCCTCGCTCACCGTGCTGACCGGCGACGACCGCGGTTCGGCCGAATTCCTCGGCGTGAGCGGAAGCCAGCTGCCGCTGATCCTGCTCGCGGCGGTGTTCGGCGGCATGGTGCTGGTCGTGATGGCGCTGGTCGTCTCCGCGACAATCAGCCTCACCGTCCGGCAGCGGCAGCAGGAACTCGCGCTGCTGCGGGCGACCGGGGCGACGCCGAAGCAGGTGCACCGCATGGTCGTCATGGAGACGATGGCGGTCGGCGTGATCGCCGCGGTCTGTGGCGCGTTCCTGGGCAGCCTGCTCGGAAACTGGATCTTCAGCACCAGCGGCTCGCTCGGCATCGTGCCGGACGAACTCGCCTTCACCCAGGACATCATCGCGTTCGCGGGCGGAATCATCGTCACGCTCGCGATCACCTTCGGGGCCGCGTGGTTCGCCGCGCTGGCCGCCGCGCGGGCCCGGCCCATCCAGGCGCTGGCCGAAGCGGCGATCCCGGGCGTCAAGGTGAACGCCATGCGCCGCATGGGTGCGCTGATCTGCGGTGCGGCCACGGTTTTGCTCGCCGCGACCACGATCTTCATGCCCGCCGACACCGCCGCGGCGATCGGCGGACCGGCGGTGCTCACCGGTGCGATCGGCGTCGCGCTGCTCGGCCCGGAGATCATCGCGTGGGTGGTGGACCGGTTCGGTCCGTTCGTGCGCCGGGTCGCCGGCCGCGACGCCACGCTCGCGGTCATCAACACCCGGGCGCGGGCGGTCGCGTTCGCGGCGGTGCTCACGCCGATCACGCTCGCCAGCGCGGTCGCGCTCGGCAACGTGTATTCCGAGACCACCGCCCAAAAAGCGCAGATCGCCGCGTACGCCGGGCAGTTGAAGGCGGACGCGGTGGTCAGCTCGACCGCGGGTGGGTTCTCGCCGGACGAGCTCGCGCAAATCCGCAGCACGCCAGGGGTGGCGACCTCGTCGCCGCTCGTCACCAGCTCCGGCTGGGTCGAGGATCCCTACGACGGCAACGGAAGCGACCCGCTGCGGCTGCTGGGTGTCGCTGCGCAGGACCAGGGCGGCACCGTGCTCGCCACCGAGGTCACCGAAGGCTCGCTGACGCAGCTGCGCGGGAATTCCGTGGCGCTGCCGGCGTCGGTCGCCGAGAAGCTGGAAGTGAAGGTCGGCTCGAACATCAAGATGCGGCTCGGCGACGGGGCGCAGGTCCCGGTGACCGTGGTCGCGCTGCTGGACAGCCCGTCCAGCTACGCGAGCATGATTCTGCCCGCGGACCTCCTGGCCGCGCACACCACCAGCGGCCTGGCGTCGCAGGTGCTCGTGCGGGGCGGGGACGCCAGCGCGGTCGTGTCGGCGCTGTCCGACCGGGCGAAGGACTGGCCCGGGGTCACGGTCGGCGACGACAGTGCGCTCGCCGCGAGCTTCCAGGCGAGTGCTGATGTCGAGGCGCTGATCAACTACCTGCTGGCCGTGCTCGCCATCGCGTACGCCGCGATCGCCGCGGTGAACACGCTCGCGGTGGCCGTGCTGGCTCGCCGACGGGAGTTCGGCGCGCAACGGCTCGCCGGTGCCGATCGCGGGCAGGTGCGGCGGATGCTGTTCGTGGAAGGCGGGATCGTGGCGGTGACCGGGCTGGTGCTCGGCATTGTGATCTCGCTCTTCACCGTGATCCCGATGGCGCTGACCACCGGCGAGATCATTCCGTCCGGGCCGATCTGGGTGTTCCTCGGCGTGGTGCTCGCGATCTTCCTGATCGTGTGGCCGGCGACCGCGCTCTCGGCAAGGCTGGCGATGCGCCGCAACGCGATCGAAGCGGTGAAAATGCCCGGCCAGTAA
- a CDS encoding nucleotide disphospho-sugar-binding domain-containing protein, with product MRVLLAAPSSTARLHTLVPLAWALRSAGHDVKIAGRPAFVEEILRTGCVAVELEDGDAALTESAALVEFAQLWRPAAVISNASAGIAAARAVDAKAVRVLGTADEPDVAADLTLDVVPPSLRESPGQPLRHVPYFGPVEIPTWLRRKARRARILLSLNDPSWYEPVFRAMSDVDAEVVCAAELPAGLELPPKLKLVDAAPPAAVLPTCAALVHDGDEALALAAVAYGLPQLSLTESAFGTRVTAAGAGLSGAAEGIYQLTDETLRAGASALRAEVAALPAPRAVVAALAS from the coding sequence ATGCGTGTACTCCTGGCCGCGCCGTCGTCAACGGCCCGTCTCCACACTCTGGTGCCGCTGGCGTGGGCGCTGCGAAGTGCCGGGCACGACGTCAAAATCGCCGGACGGCCCGCGTTCGTCGAGGAAATCCTCCGCACCGGCTGCGTCGCGGTCGAGCTCGAGGACGGCGACGCGGCGCTGACCGAATCCGCGGCGCTGGTCGAGTTCGCGCAATTGTGGCGGCCTGCGGCGGTGATCTCGAATGCCTCCGCCGGAATCGCTGCTGCCCGCGCGGTCGACGCTAAGGCCGTGCGCGTGCTGGGAACAGCTGATGAGCCGGACGTTGCCGCGGACCTCACGCTCGATGTCGTTCCGCCTTCCTTGCGGGAATCTCCCGGACAGCCGTTGCGGCACGTGCCGTACTTCGGTCCGGTTGAGATCCCGACTTGGTTACGCCGCAAGGCGCGTCGGGCTCGCATTCTTCTGTCGCTGAATGATCCGTCGTGGTATGAGCCGGTCTTCCGGGCAATGTCCGATGTGGACGCTGAAGTCGTCTGTGCGGCAGAGCTGCCCGCTGGTCTCGAACTGCCGCCGAAATTGAAGCTCGTCGACGCCGCACCACCGGCCGCTGTATTGCCGACCTGTGCGGCGCTGGTGCACGACGGCGACGAGGCTTTGGCCCTTGCCGCGGTGGCGTACGGACTGCCGCAGCTGTCGTTGACCGAATCCGCCTTCGGTACTCGCGTAACGGCGGCGGGTGCAGGGCTTTCCGGTGCCGCAGAGGGGATTTACCAGCTGACGGACGAAACGCTTCGTGCCGGTGCGAGCGCGTTGCGTGCGGAGGTGGCCGCGTTGCCGGCCCCTCGCGCGGTCGTCGCCGCGCTGGCCAGCTGA
- a CDS encoding SDR family NAD(P)-dependent oxidoreductase, translated as MSSDFQSGGENERKLLAYLKRATTDLREAKRALQETRERAGEPIAIVGMACRYPGGVTSPEDLWNLVATGTDAIGGFPEDRGWPLDMLYDPSGERPGTTNTREAGFLYDAAEFDPEFFGISPREALAMDAQQRILLETSWTALERAGIVPETLRGSETGVFTGVMYHDYAGHAAAGSVVSGRVAYALGLEGPAVSVDTACSSSLVALHWAAQALRRGDCSLALVGGVTVMATPETFVYFSEQRGLSDDGRCKAFAAAADGTGWGEGAGVLVVERLSEARRNGHPVLAVIRGSAVNSDGASSGLTVPNGPAQQRVIRQALESAGLTTADVDLVEGHGTGTKLGDPIEAQALLATYGQDRTEPLWLGSLKSNIGHTQAAAGVGGVIKVVEAIRHGVLPKTLHVDAPSPHVDWSAGEVELLTEARPWPETGRARRAAVSSFGISGTNAHVIVEQAEPVEEAAAPAEVPVLAWPVSADSADTLDAQVNQLSDLEGSSTDIGFSLATTRSALDHRAVLVGATREVVRDRRTNGRTAFLFTGQGAQRAGMGKELAAKYPVFAEAFDAVCAELDPHLDRPLQTALDDAAELERTGFTQPALFAVEVALFRLLAAWGIKPDFLLGHSIGELAAAHVAGILSLPDAAALVGARARLMQALPSGGSMVALQATEDEVTPHLTGQVSIAAINGPDSVVLSGAEDAVAAVVAEFGGRKSSKLKVSHAFHSPLMEPMLAEFAVVAEKLTYAKPQIPIVSTVGNGEDLSTPDYWVRQVCAAVRFHAGVEKLVDEGVRTFVEIGPSAVLTAAAQNGFDDDTLAFVPSQRKDRGEAVTAVTAFATLHARGVPVDWTAFYPGARRVELPTYAFRRTRYWLPADTTSGDATEHGQRPAEHPMLSSVVHLPETGSVVLTGRLSTTSVGWVADHVVLGTILVPGTAFVELVHRAAAEVGCAHIEELTLEAPLTLTESAAIQVSVEAPDENGRRTVTVHSRPDSAESWTRHASGFVAPNAELPSFDLTEWPPTGATKVELDDPYTTLAALGYDYGPAFQGLQAMWQDGDVSYAEVTLPDGAEARDYGVHPALLDAAMHAQLLGPAPEGGAEPMLPFSFSGTTVHAPGASTLRVRVAPAGTDTITLQIADATGGPVLTVEALAARALKLTPAKDTLYRVKWESVENIGEQHDFRILEVSTSERRVPEAARAVAAKVLAAIQETLDGDGRLAVVTRGAVSVNGEDVDPALAPAWGLVRAAAAENPGRFALVDGDPETALATGEPETAVRDGQVFAPRFTTVTAEPTELNWDKVLVTGGTGGLGAVVARHLVTKHGVRNLVLTSRRGVNASGAAELRDELTSRGATVAIESCDVTDAESVRMLLAKTGPLSAVIHAAGVPSAGRVETLTEEETARVFAPKVDGAWHLHELTSDLDAFVLFSSAASTVLAAGQAGYAAANAFLDELAEHRRAQGLPATSLCWGAWSEDGGMAGELSEADFRRLRRLGTPPMATAEALALLDASLASTEAVLAPVRLDQAALRARTDDLPPVLRSMVRRPAKKAPAATRLATVPEAEREEYLLGLVSEQVAAILGFANAAAVEPERAFQEMGFDSLTSVELRNQLGARTGLKLTATIVFDHPTPAALARRLHELLGVGRGPAEPLLTEIDRLETLLGGAAGTLNGSTAKVAARLDALVRKWADAHAGAETEADLDEATDDELFAVLDDELGIS; from the coding sequence GTGAGTAGCGACTTCCAGTCCGGCGGCGAGAACGAGCGCAAACTGCTCGCATACCTCAAACGCGCGACGACCGATCTTCGCGAAGCGAAGCGGGCACTGCAAGAAACGCGCGAGCGTGCCGGCGAGCCGATCGCGATCGTCGGCATGGCCTGCCGGTACCCGGGCGGCGTCACGTCGCCCGAGGACCTGTGGAACCTCGTCGCTACCGGAACCGACGCGATCGGCGGCTTCCCGGAGGACCGCGGCTGGCCGTTGGACATGCTGTACGATCCCAGCGGCGAGCGGCCCGGCACCACGAACACGCGCGAGGCCGGATTCCTTTACGACGCAGCGGAATTCGACCCGGAGTTCTTCGGCATCTCGCCGCGCGAAGCGCTCGCGATGGACGCGCAGCAGCGGATCCTGCTGGAGACCTCGTGGACTGCGCTGGAGCGGGCCGGGATCGTGCCGGAAACGTTGCGCGGCAGCGAAACCGGCGTGTTCACCGGCGTCATGTACCACGACTACGCCGGACACGCCGCCGCTGGCAGCGTCGTCTCGGGACGCGTCGCTTACGCGCTCGGGCTCGAAGGCCCGGCGGTGAGCGTGGACACCGCGTGCTCGTCGTCGCTCGTCGCGCTCCACTGGGCCGCGCAGGCGCTTCGCCGCGGTGACTGTTCGCTGGCGCTGGTCGGCGGCGTGACGGTGATGGCCACTCCCGAAACTTTTGTGTATTTCTCCGAGCAGCGCGGGCTTTCCGACGACGGCCGGTGCAAGGCGTTCGCCGCCGCGGCCGACGGAACCGGCTGGGGCGAGGGCGCGGGCGTCCTCGTGGTCGAGCGACTTTCCGAAGCCCGCCGCAACGGCCACCCGGTGCTCGCCGTGATCCGCGGCTCCGCGGTGAACTCCGATGGCGCGTCCAGCGGTCTGACTGTCCCTAATGGACCCGCGCAGCAACGAGTGATCCGCCAGGCACTGGAATCGGCCGGGCTGACGACGGCGGATGTCGACCTTGTCGAGGGTCACGGCACGGGCACGAAGCTCGGCGACCCGATCGAGGCGCAGGCGCTGCTCGCGACCTACGGCCAGGACCGCACCGAGCCGCTGTGGCTGGGCTCGCTCAAGTCGAACATCGGACACACCCAGGCCGCGGCCGGGGTCGGCGGCGTGATCAAGGTCGTGGAAGCGATCCGGCACGGCGTGCTGCCGAAGACCCTGCACGTCGACGCGCCCTCGCCGCACGTGGACTGGTCGGCCGGCGAGGTCGAGCTGCTCACCGAGGCCCGCCCGTGGCCGGAGACCGGACGCGCCCGCCGCGCCGCGGTGTCGTCGTTCGGGATCAGCGGGACTAACGCGCACGTGATTGTGGAACAGGCCGAGCCGGTCGAGGAGGCCGCCGCGCCAGCTGAGGTGCCGGTGCTTGCGTGGCCGGTGTCTGCGGACAGCGCCGACACCCTCGATGCCCAAGTGAACCAGCTCTCGGACCTCGAAGGCTCGTCGACCGATATCGGTTTCTCCCTGGCCACCACTAGGTCCGCGCTCGACCATCGCGCGGTGCTCGTCGGTGCCACGCGTGAGGTGGTTCGTGACCGCCGCACCAACGGCCGTACGGCGTTCCTCTTCACCGGCCAAGGAGCGCAGCGGGCCGGGATGGGCAAGGAACTCGCCGCTAAGTACCCGGTGTTCGCCGAGGCTTTCGACGCTGTGTGCGCCGAACTCGACCCGCACCTGGACCGTCCACTGCAGACGGCCCTCGACGATGCCGCCGAGCTGGAGCGCACCGGCTTCACTCAGCCCGCGTTGTTCGCCGTCGAGGTGGCGCTGTTCCGGCTGCTGGCGGCGTGGGGGATCAAGCCGGACTTCCTGCTCGGCCATTCGATCGGTGAACTCGCCGCCGCGCACGTCGCCGGGATTCTCTCGCTTCCGGACGCGGCGGCGTTGGTCGGCGCACGGGCGCGGCTGATGCAAGCGCTGCCGTCCGGCGGGTCGATGGTGGCCCTGCAGGCGACCGAGGACGAGGTCACGCCGCATCTGACCGGGCAGGTCAGCATCGCCGCGATCAACGGTCCGGACTCGGTGGTGCTTTCTGGCGCCGAAGACGCCGTCGCCGCGGTGGTGGCGGAGTTCGGTGGAAGGAAGTCCTCCAAGCTCAAGGTGTCGCACGCGTTCCACTCGCCGCTGATGGAGCCGATGCTCGCCGAATTCGCCGTCGTGGCGGAGAAGCTCACCTACGCGAAGCCGCAGATCCCGATCGTCTCCACAGTCGGTAACGGCGAGGATCTGTCCACTCCGGACTACTGGGTGCGCCAGGTCTGCGCCGCAGTCCGGTTCCACGCCGGGGTCGAGAAGCTGGTCGACGAAGGCGTGCGGACGTTTGTCGAGATTGGACCGTCCGCAGTCCTCACCGCCGCCGCCCAGAACGGGTTCGACGACGACACCCTCGCCTTCGTCCCGTCCCAACGCAAGGATCGCGGCGAAGCGGTCACAGCTGTCACCGCGTTCGCGACGCTGCACGCACGCGGCGTCCCGGTCGACTGGACCGCGTTCTACCCAGGCGCGCGCCGCGTCGAACTGCCGACCTACGCCTTCCGCCGCACCCGCTACTGGCTCCCCGCAGACACGACCAGCGGCGACGCGACCGAGCACGGCCAGCGGCCCGCCGAACACCCGATGCTCAGCTCCGTCGTCCACCTGCCGGAAACCGGCTCGGTGGTGCTCACCGGCCGGTTGTCCACCACCAGCGTCGGCTGGGTCGCCGACCACGTCGTGCTCGGCACGATCCTGGTTCCGGGGACGGCGTTTGTCGAGCTGGTGCACCGCGCCGCCGCCGAGGTCGGTTGCGCGCACATCGAGGAACTCACCCTCGAAGCGCCGCTCACCCTCACCGAAAGCGCGGCAATCCAGGTATCCGTCGAGGCACCGGACGAGAACGGCCGTCGCACGGTCACCGTCCACTCGCGACCAGACAGCGCCGAATCCTGGACCCGGCACGCGAGCGGTTTCGTTGCCCCGAATGCAGAACTTCCGTCATTCGACCTCACCGAATGGCCGCCCACCGGTGCCACCAAGGTCGAGCTGGACGACCCGTACACGACCCTCGCCGCGCTCGGTTACGACTACGGCCCGGCTTTTCAGGGCCTGCAGGCGATGTGGCAAGACGGTGATGTCAGCTACGCCGAGGTCACGCTTCCCGACGGTGCCGAAGCCCGCGACTACGGCGTCCACCCCGCCCTGCTCGACGCCGCCATGCACGCGCAACTCCTCGGCCCGGCTCCCGAAGGCGGTGCCGAGCCGATGCTGCCGTTCTCCTTCAGCGGCACTACGGTGCACGCGCCGGGCGCGTCGACGCTGCGGGTCCGAGTCGCCCCGGCGGGTACTGACACGATCACCCTGCAGATCGCCGACGCCACCGGCGGCCCAGTCCTGACCGTCGAGGCACTCGCCGCACGGGCGCTCAAGCTGACCCCGGCGAAAGACACGCTGTACCGCGTCAAGTGGGAGTCCGTCGAGAACATCGGCGAGCAGCACGACTTCCGGATTCTCGAAGTGTCCACTTCGGAGCGTCGAGTGCCCGAAGCCGCGCGCGCAGTCGCTGCGAAGGTACTCGCCGCCATCCAGGAAACTCTCGACGGCGATGGTCGCCTAGCGGTGGTCACGCGCGGAGCGGTGTCCGTCAACGGTGAGGACGTCGATCCGGCGCTCGCCCCGGCCTGGGGACTGGTCCGCGCGGCTGCGGCGGAGAACCCCGGCCGCTTCGCCCTGGTCGATGGCGACCCGGAGACCGCGTTGGCGACCGGTGAGCCGGAGACCGCGGTTCGCGACGGCCAGGTCTTCGCCCCGCGATTCACCACCGTCACTGCGGAACCGACCGAACTGAACTGGGACAAAGTCCTGGTCACTGGCGGTACCGGCGGACTCGGTGCCGTCGTCGCCCGCCACCTCGTGACCAAGCATGGCGTGCGGAACCTCGTCTTGACCAGCCGCAGGGGAGTGAACGCCTCCGGTGCGGCCGAACTGCGCGACGAGCTGACCTCCCGAGGTGCGACGGTCGCGATCGAAAGCTGCGACGTCACCGACGCGGAGTCGGTGCGGATGCTGCTCGCTAAGACCGGCCCGCTCTCCGCAGTCATCCACGCGGCGGGCGTGCCGTCGGCCGGACGCGTCGAGACCCTCACCGAGGAAGAAACCGCCCGCGTCTTCGCGCCGAAGGTCGACGGAGCCTGGCACCTGCACGAGCTGACGAGCGACCTCGACGCGTTCGTCCTGTTCTCGTCCGCCGCCAGCACGGTCCTCGCGGCCGGGCAGGCGGGATACGCCGCGGCCAACGCTTTCCTTGACGAACTGGCCGAACACCGTCGCGCACAAGGACTTCCGGCGACCTCGCTCTGCTGGGGCGCGTGGTCCGAAGACGGCGGCATGGCGGGCGAACTGTCCGAAGCGGACTTCCGTCGTCTCCGCCGCCTGGGCACCCCGCCGATGGCGACCGCCGAAGCACTCGCCCTCCTGGACGCCAGCCTCGCGTCGACCGAAGCGGTGCTCGCGCCGGTCCGTCTGGACCAAGCCGCGCTGCGCGCCCGCACCGACGACCTGCCGCCGGTCCTCCGGAGCATGGTTCGCCGCCCAGCCAAAAAGGCACCGGCCGCGACCAGGCTGGCGACCGTCCCCGAGGCCGAACGCGAGGAGTACCTGCTGGGCCTGGTGTCCGAGCAGGTGGCGGCGATCCTCGGTTTCGCGAACGCGGCGGCGGTCGAGCCAGAGCGCGCGTTCCAGGAGATGGGCTTCGACTCCCTCACCTCCGTCGAACTGCGCAACCAGCTCGGCGCGCGCACCGGGCTGAAACTCACCGCGACCATCGTGTTCGACCACCCGACTCCGGCCGCGCTGGCCCGGCGGCTGCACGAACTGCTCGGCGTCGGCCGCGGTCCGGCCGAGCCGCTCCTGACAGAGATCGACCGGCTGGAAACCCTCCTCGGGGGCGCGGCCGGAACGCTGAACGGGTCGACCGCGAAGGTCGCCGCGCGGCTGGACGCCTTGGTGCGCAAGTGGGCCGACGCGCACGCCGGAGCCGAAACCGAAGCCGATCTGGACGAGGCCACCGACGACGAGCTGTTTGCCGTCCTGGACGACGAATTGGGCATCTCATGA